In Euleptes europaea isolate rEulEur1 chromosome 10, rEulEur1.hap1, whole genome shotgun sequence, the genomic window TGCCCGGGCTTTAAACTTTGCAAAGGCCTGctcgtgctgctgctgctgctgctgctgcaacagTTTTCGCCTCCGCCGCGTGCAAggcgtgtgtggggggtgggggggggtccccGGGTGCAGGGCTCCTGGGGGCCCTGGGCGGCGCGAGCGAGGCGCAGCCCCCCAGGCCCGGGCGCGCTGCTCGGGGAAGGAGGAAGCATGAAGTTGCAAGGAACTTGTCTGAGCTGGGGAGAGCAGCCATGTTGCCTAGTTCAGGCTGCATTGGAGCAGGGTGCTGGAGAGGAGCgcgctttctctctccccctccctctctctgtttcTGAACCATCCCCAGAGGACTTGTAAAAGGCTACACGTGGAGCTgattcgcagtgggtcgccgtgttagtcggtctgcaggagtagaaaagggccagagtccagcaggagcaccttaaagaccaacaaaaaggtttcctggcagggggtgagccacagctcacttctgcagtagtaggcaagagcaagagtccaggagcaccttaaagcctaacaaaaatattttctggcagggtaggctcacgaaagctcctaccctgccagaaaatatttttgttagtcattaaggcgctcctggactcttgctctttcctactactttgttaggctttaaggtgctcctggacccttgctctttcctactactttgttaggctttaaggtgctactggacccttgctctttcctactactttgttaggctttaaggtgctactggactcttgggccatttattcatggaaggttttgcattggatttgccactctttagatgcactttccccccatcaatattctcaaaactcaaaaataagccaccatgcagagttttgagaattcagatggggaaaaggtgcatctatagagtgacaaatccaatgcaaaaccttccatggataaatggccttgctctttcctactactttgttaggctttaaggtgctcctggactcttgctctttcctactactttgttaggctttaaggtgctactggacccttgctctttcctactactttgttagtctttaaggtgctactggactcttgctctttcctactactttgttaggctttaaggtgctcctggactcttgggccatttattcatggaaggttttgcattggatttgccactctttagatgcactttttccccatccatattctcaaaactcaaaaataagccaccatgcagagttttgagaattcagatggggaaaaggtgcatctatagagtggcaaatccaatgcaaaaccttccatggataaatggccttgctctttcctactactttgttaggctttaaggtgctcctggactcttgctctttcctactactttgttaggctttaaggtgctactggacccttgctctttcctactactttgttagtctttaaggtgctactggactcttgctctttcctactactttgttaggctttaaggtgctcctggactcttgggccatttattcatggaaggttttgcattggatttgccactctttagatgcactttttccccatccatattctcaaaactcaaaaataagccaccatgcagagttttgagaattcagatggggaaaaggtgcatctatagagtggcaaatccaatgcaaaaccttccatggataaatggccttgctctttcctactactttgttagtctttaaggtgctactggactcttgctctttcctacacGTGGAGCTGAAAGCCAGCCATCCCTCCACAAGGGTGCTGCAGTGGATTACTTTATAGTCACAATTTTGGTGCTGTTTGAAAATTTTGCTTTTATAGCTCTTGATGTatccattgccctgacctggatggcccaggctagcctgatctcatcagatctcagaagctaagcagggttagtatttggatgggagaccaccaaggaagaccagggttgctgtgcagaggaaggcactggccaaccacctctgctagtctcttgccatgaaaacccccaaaggggtcgccataagtcggctgcgacttgaatgcacgttacacacacacacacacgctcacaATATATCCATTCTAGAGAATGTGTTTTTAGACATTTAAAAAGactctggagcagtggttcccaaagtgggcggtaccacccccgggggggggtgtcagtgggattaccatggggggcactaagaggcaggttggcgctagaggtgggtccccttcaactgtgtggttcactagtttgcaatagatcaagctatggcaccctgctggcaaatttggtggaaactgtcagaatttttccccagacgttgaagagctggtaccactggatcaagttaatcggttttgttgaataaatttcaactaaaaagttttaatttggttttgaatagatgtgcagttaattgtttctgtttttaaattttatcgttctttagtgcgtcatgcaaacccctattttgagtaatgctttttatagggtagggtagggggcgctggggttgagtttgtggaaccaagggggctgtggcccgaaaagtttgggaactactgctcTAGAGTAACATATTATTGTCCACTCTGGAGTGTTGTTTCCCCAGAAAAGTGGGATGTGCTGGAGCCCACAGTGAGGTCAGCCACTGTCGCTTCAGGCCCAGGATGGGCTGAACCATCCATCCTCCCACCCATTCAGGAATCTGACAGGAGATATTACTAAACACAAAAGTACACAAGAAAAACTACCTTGCGGGTGCTTTGTTGCCACTGCAAGTGCCCCTATATTCACAGTGACAATAGAGAAAAGCTGCCCAGTGGTAGCACAAAGACCTCTTACTTATACCCAGAGTTAGTTAGAAGCAATAATaaatgtaaaaagaaaacctAGTAATTGGGAGCCAGATTCAGTCATCTGGAGCGGGGAAAGTTAGGAAAAGAATGAGTATGCCCTTTCCCCTGAAATCAAATTGTGCAAAATCAGGtatggttccaggttttgggtgGAGGGGCCCTGAGCTGAGAGTGCCCAAGACCTTGCCTGCAGCCATGCATCCTGTTTGTGCCCCCCAACCTGTGCATCCTTTAGCTTGCTTGCCAGCCCTCCCATCCCCTGTGCACACACCACATGCATGCCCTTCTCCTGACAGCACATGCAGTTGGGAGAGTGAGTGGTGAGCAGGCAGGTGGGAGGAAAAGCAAGCAGGTAGGTATTGGTAGGGGGCAGACATGTGGCAGCAGCCATGGGCCCTGCAGGAAATCCTGGGCCCTGCCTCACCTCAGCCAATGCTGACCCTGTTCAAGATGAAACTAAGCTGTGGATGGGGCTACCCCAAAACATTGTCTTGTAACTTAACGGAGGATCTGTGAGTTTACTGGATTTGTGGTGTGCTTTCATGCTCATTTACTGACAACAGTGGGAAAACTGAAAGGAATGTCTATATTAATTCTAATATTAGGAAAGGTGGTAGAAGGGATTAATTGTTCTATTCTTGTCCCCTTCCTTTTTATTGGACTGGAACCTCATCCACAGCCCAGCTGGGCCAAATACTTGGTTACTTGAGCTCATTTTAATCTATTCACTTTAATCTATTCATCCCAGCATCTTCAAAATGGTTAAGAGACCTGGCTGTTAATGGCTTAGACATAATAAAAGGCTGTCCAGTGTGGTtttagaaaaacattttaaaagagatTGCTACATGAAATTGACAGAAGAGCTTAATGAAAGAgcagaattgggggtggggggtggaattgaCATTTCACAGCATTAAAGGTTTTTATAGTAATAGATGCCTACAACTACTGATTCTCTCATACTATTACAGATTATCAATATATGGTATCGCCAAAACATTTTGCATAAAATCCATACTTGGCTATGAAGCTCAGTGGATGATCTTGACTGAAGCAGCATCCCTCAACCTAATTTGCTTCACATGTTGGTGTGAAAATAAAGTGAGGTTGTCTTGCAAGTCATCctgcattagaacataagaaaagccctgctggatcagaccaaggcccatgaagtccagcagtctgttcgcacaggggccaaacaggtgcctctaggaagccccaaacaagacgactgcagcggcaccatcctgcctgtgttccacagcacctaagataataggcatgctcctctgatattggggAGACATTGTTAAGACAGGGCCTTTCCGTTGTTAGCACCTACACCACTGTGGCTTGGGAAACTAATCAGCACTTCAGTGGTAAAACATTTACTTGGTAGTAAATTCTTCTGATTTGTACAATAGTTGATTCTAAGTGTATGATTATGTCTAATTTTGAGACCTAAATACAAAAAATAATTGAGAATGgggagttggaaggtaccacatgATTTGGAGGGGGGTTGAGTAAAAGTATTTACATAGTGCCTGTGTACTGTAAAGCTTTTCTTTTAATGTAGATTTGGAATGGAAAATTATTTATGTGGGCTCAGCAGAAAGTGAGGAGTATGATCAAGTTTTAGATTCTGTTTTGGTGGGCCCTGTTCCTGCAGGAAGACATATGTTTGTATTTCAGGTAAGTCTCTTTGTTTAAACACTGCAAATACTACCAGTGCTGCTTATGTTTGGatactgctgttttttttttttttaaatcatccatTGTAAGTAGTCACAAATCCTAACACTGTAAATGTCAGTGAAGATCAGCAACGTCACTTGCTTAAGAAGTCGGAAAGTCAAAGCTTTAGCTCAAAGCTGGTCAACTTCCTTGACATCCATTTCCAATTTTGTGACAAGTGTACACAAATAGCTGCTTCTCATAAGGTTGAGAAGCAGTATGGCACTAGTATGGAGACATCTGCCGATGTAGATTGTAAAAGGAAAGTGATCTGATTTGGCCGATATAAACTGTTCACAACAGAAGCTGTTATACTGTGATATTTGTAGGGGCATACGTGGTGACAAGGAACGTTTTCACAAAAGCAAGGTATACTCATTCCATCTCAGATATGGACCGGTTATTAACAGTATCTTCAGTAGCAGAGATGCTCGTGATTGAGAGTTTGGAGCACAAACCTTTTCTGTCTGAAACAGGAATGGCTGACtactgtagccctgttcacaagttacatcAAACATGCATACaatctagccctgttcacacgttgcagtgaatgcatgtacagttTGCACtgcacacttgatttttctttatatgtgggTTGAGTAGCTCTCCTGTAACATTCAGTGCATATACAACTGAACTTGTGATTTAAACCATGTTTATTGAGGTAATGGTTCTCAGTTTTATTTGAAAAGTAAATGCatgttggctttttcttacaaacaggtgtatgcacatacatgcaggatgtacattcATTCACTATAACACTTGAACAGAGTTTATTACAATACTCTTACATGGCCTCTCTCCCTTGTGCTTTCCAGGTGTTCCTTATATATGTTATAGTTAACTACTAACCAATCTCTCCACAGATAAACCTTAGAATTCTTCCACATATCGATCTGTCCCCCAGAGAGGTTAAAATAGTCCTTCTCCATATGGCCCACCAACCAAACCCTACCCCACCTCTTTGAATTAGGCCAACTATGTTGCATGTACaggttgggtgggaaggggatgAGTGGCTGTCTAAATGGGCAGAGTGCTTCCAATATGTAAGCCACCAAAACTGCAGATATAGCTGTAAGAGGTTGTGCTATTAAAGAACACAAATCTCTGGCCCTCTGACAAACCATACAGGGGCATTGGTCACAAGAGGGAGAGATTAGTGACATTCCTCCAGAAGGAAAAAGACTCACTCTCATACATATATTTTACCAGGCTGTATGCTGTAAATACCCTGGATGAGTATGTATAAAAGCTTCTAGTCACATTGTCTGGGATGctgtttttattcatttacttcatttataccccacctttctccccaatggggacctaaaggaACTTAAACCATTCTCCTCCTCCACTGAATCCTCACAatcaccctatgagataggttaggttgagagagtgtgaccggcccaagatcacccaacaagcttccatggtatgtgtggggatttgaatgtgggtcttccagatactagtctgacactcttaacactacactggctctcactggctTTATTATATGCCATGCACATGAGGGAGCTAGGTGTTAATTGCTTGGTATATTAATCTGACAGTAAATCACACAAATTCTTACATGTACtggaactaggtttgccagctccgggttgggaaatacctggagattttgtgggtggagcctgaggaaggtggggtttggggaggggcttcaatggggtataatgccacagagtctaccttccaaagcagccattttctccaggtgaactgatctctgttgcctggagatcagttgtaatagcaggagatctccagcctccacctggcaattggcaaccctaactgcaactgGTGCGGAGCTAGTTAAAGTAGTAACAGCATCTGCACTGTTTAAAGGCACAGGTATGAGTTTtgaggttattttttaaaagtgctgtGAGAGCGAGATCTTTGAGAACTCATTGATTTGAGACAAACTCCAACTAACTGTTAAATGAATTATTTTATCTGAAACGTATATAATAAAGAGTACCATTTTTAAGGTTCCGTGACACTACTTGGGCTTATCTGTATTTAACATGAAAAAGGACAAGATAATATGTCTTTGAAACTGTCTTGAAATAACTTTAGGTGCTGTATGACTAATACTTCTCCATTACTCTGGCCTTGATCCAGATTGCACATATGGCTGCTTTTTAACGTCAAATTATACATATTCAGGGACCTGGCTAGCTTGGTCTTACGTTTGACATTAACTAGTTTTGTGGCTTGTGACTGGACCTATCCCACACCATAGTTCTGTGTGTGAGATGGCTGCTGAAGAATTAAGGCAGAATGGGCTAAAATAGCATGCTTGCCAAATATGAACGTGTGTACCTAATCTTGTACTCAAGATATTTTATAAaggagtaaaaaggtaaaggtcccctgtgcaagcaccgggtcattcctgacccatggggttatgtcacatcctgacatttactaggcagactttgtttttatggggtggttttccagtgccttcctcagtcatcttccctttactcccagcaagctgggtactcattttaccgacctcggaaggatggaaggctgagtcaaccttgagccggctgcctgaaaccaacttccgttgggatcaaactcaggtcatgagcagagcttggactgcaatactgcagcttaccactctgcgccacggggctcttctatagAGGAGTAGGGGGGATGAATTGAAAAGCAAATCCTCACAAAGTTTAAGACTGAACTCAGTAAATCTAGGACCTGCAAAAATAAAAGGACAATGctgattgaaacttaattgaaATGTTTTCTATATTTGAACATGCGTGCTACTTATCCACTTGATGATTTATGTACTATGTCAACAGTGCCACCTTAAGCAGTTACACACTTCttagtctattgaagtcaatgggctttgaaaggtataactctgcttatggTTGCACTGAAAATCTCCTTAACTAGAAGTATATaatgctttgatttttttaaagtgggagGTCCTTGactgctttcctttttttcctgcaggCAGATGCTCCTAATCCAGGACTCATTCCTGATGCAGATGCTGTAGGAGTTACAGTTGTATTAATCACCTGCACCTACAGAGGTCAAGAATTTATTAGAGTCGGCTATTATGTAAACAATGAATATACTGAAACAGAATTGAGAGAAAATCCTCCTGTAAAACCAGATTTTTCAAAGGTAGGACATGCTCTGTTTTGGCAAATGTGAAAACAAACTGAATATAATCAGCAAGCCATATAAAACCAGAAGCTAAATCAAATAACACAAACACTTGACAAATCATATATGCGAAGAAAAAAAGGAGTGATCTGACTAAGAAATCAGAGAGGGACTGTGTTAACCTGAATTCATCTTGGGTTGTTAATTAGTGACACTGCTATATTTTGGGTCCTCTTCAGCCATCAGTTACTAGGATGGCTGTGTCCCTACATACCAGCATTGGATAACTGCTGCTGCAAAGTCTTTAAACCCATAGTCATCTTACCGTATTTGCCTATTTACTGAATTTAgcctgcaatcctaaggatattTTTCCAGTAGTAAGTTCCATTGAATAACAcgggccttacttctgagtagaccaacATAGGAGTGAACCCTTAGCAACTAATCAGTATAATTCTGGTAGTTCAGCTGAATTTGACTCCATGCTCAGCCCCCAACAATGTATTAATACTGGGTTCAGTCCAGAAATCTGTACCATTGAGCCTGTATAACAAATGGTATACATTCCTTGCAAAATAAATATGAATTGGAAATTATGGGATGGACGGGCTTCTGTGCAGGTTGAAGACTGGGTACTACTTTCTTTTGGCCTGacttagatagcccaggctagcctgatctcatcagatctcagaaactaagcatggtcagctctagttagtatttgggtaggaaaccactgaggaagtccaggctcACGAGAAAGGCAGCATCTaagagggttaccgcacttgtattcccagcgatgtattaagagtttgaaaatgttataaaaaatactgctcgcactttatatattcccagcgatgtattaagagtttgaaaacgttataaaaaatactgttcgcactttgtttggcccctttagctgtgaagatgtcttccgaccatttataagccgtggtatccaaaaacccttttaaagcgatgttttttataacattttcaaactcttaatacatcggttcttgtaggttatccgggctgttgtaaccgtgatcttggaattttctttcctgacgtttcgccagcaactgtggcaggcatcttcagagtagtaacactgaaggacactgtccttcagtgttactactctgaagatgcctgccacagttgctggcgaaacgtcaggaaagaaaattccaagatcacggttacacagcccggataacctacaagaaccaatgaactctgaccgtgaaagccttcgacaatatcttaatacatcgctgggaatacaaagtgcagtaaccccttaagtgtctcttgtcttgaaaaccctcgctttgacttgacagcacttttcaccaccactgcTTTCTTTAGAAGCATTATCTGATTTAACGCTTCTTTGTTCTCCAAACGTTAATGTTTCAGATTGCATGCTGAAATGTGTTAATTCTCCAGTAACGTGAAAATCTGACCTACTTAACAGTAACTTACAGCTGGATGCCTAAACCATTCTGCTTTTCCTATTTGTTCCAAGTAAGAGTATAGCAATCATATTGCTTGACTGCATACTAAATAAGTGTActatcctttaaaatgactacactAATTGTGAAAGTATGTCTTGAAAATATGTACTGAAAATGTGGAGTTTACATTCTGACAAGCAGACAACCCCTTAAAGAATTGTTAAAAGATAACTCATTTAGGAAAGCTAAAATGTTTGATAGAAGAACTTAGACAGAAAGCTCTATCAAATAGCTCCTCCATAATTGGTTTAACAGTTGTGTGTAACATGAGTTCACATATTAGAACATTGCTGTCTGTTTGTTGAAGTGTGAAGATCTGAGCCATAAAACACTAAGGAAAAGAAGCATTCAGAAGATCtaaatcaaaacaacaaaaacaagggGCATAGGGTGAAGGGATTGTGTCTTGTGGAGCTGCGCATTCtaaggtgtgtgttaagtgccgtcaagtcgcttctaactcatggcgaccctatgaatcaaagtcctccaaaatgtcctatctttgacagccttgctcaggtgttgcaaattgagggctgtggcttcttttattgataGAACATTCTAAAATAGAACAGATTAAATTTCAAGGACTGCCTCAAATTATCAAAACATTGTTAAGATTtaatatgttttaaattattagcAACCTtcgtggcccttgtgagggcagaaaggtgggatataaattttgtaaataaataaataagagcagATAAACTCATTTGCTTCCTGCTTCTGATGACTGAAGCAAGATTTTGAACCTCATTTGCAGTGAGAAGCTCCAGACAGCAGCTGGGGAGCAAAGATCTCATTGCAAGAGGCACCCACCAATTCAGCTTCACACGTGCTATAGTTGGAAGCCTCTTCTCCTCTCTTTCTGTTCTAGGTAATTTATGAACTCTGCAGATAATTTAAAACCTGGACGGGGCCAGAAACACAAGCCACAGGACTCTCAGTCCTTAGCTTGTGGCTCACTACCCTTAGCTTGTGGCTCACTATGAGGATTCCCACTATGCTACAGCCACCAGCTGTGAAGTGCTTTATTAGCTTGGAACTGCGGAACATCCTGAGTGGCACTGCCTCTTGGGGGAAACCTCACACAATTGTGTTTCCAGTAGTTTGCTATATGATAGCTGTACTAAAGGACTGTCGGATTGAAATGAGGCCAGACAACTGGGTTTCATGTGGTTAGAAGGTGACAGTACTCATTCCTGTGTAAGTCATTTCTATTTTCTACTTTATATACCACAGAACAGCGTGACAGGGAAGAATAGTCTCTGCTGGGCTTTCAGCATTTTCTGTAAAGCTGTATATGAGACTGTTTACTTCAgagctgaagattcaaagcagtacCATTTTAAAATGGCAAGAGGTTAATTTTCCTTTCCCAGTCCTGAAATTTCTATGACTGCTTTAAAATTATGAATACTTACTGTAATTCTGAAATATCGATTAACCTTGTTTTCCAGCTACAGAGGAACATTTTGGCATCCAACCCCAGGGTCACAAGATTCCACATTAACTGGGAGGATAACACTGAAAAGCTGACAGATGCAGAGAGCAGCAACCCAAACCTCCAGTCACTCCTTTCTACAGATGCATTGCCTTCTGCGTCAAAAGGGTGGTCAACATCAGAAAACTCACTAAATGTTATGTTAGAATCTCATATGGACTGCATGTGACTGACTACCCTTACCCTTCATTGCTATGTACGTGttaaattgtgtttttaaaaagcccataCCATACACGGTCTGTCTCCAACCAGCACCAGAACCTCTTTCCGGAAGTTACATTTAAGTTACATATTCAAAAAATGTGAAGACTTTGTTTAATAAAAACCCATATCCTGTAGAAAGTTTATAAGGAAAGTATTTGAGTGGATgtataaataaaactatttttaagtAATTTACTGATGTTTTGTTGAGTCCATACTAATCTTATGAAAATGTGTATGCTCCATGTAAATATAAATGGCAACTATTCTGAAGATAGTAAATACCTGTAAGGGTCTGTGGTTAAAACACCCATTTTTAAAACATGTAATTTATTTTAGGATCCACATGGCCATCTTCTATGTGTGTACTGGGGTAACAGTGCCCTCCCTCATTAATGGCAGTAAGGTATAAAGAGCTCAGAGGGGGGACAGGAAGAAGACTGAGAAACAAGCTCCAAATCTCCCTGGGCACACAGACACAGGTGTGTGGCTCTTTAGATCCTAGCCACAAGAAAAACACTGAGCAAAATcggaagccttcttccaacttcaATAGCTTTTCCTCCAACAGAAAAGCTacaagctggaggaaggcttcaaactttgctgagcaaaATGGTTGGATTCACCACATCAGCCCAACTCTGGTTTTTACCCAGAAGTTCTTGCATGGTTCTCAGTTTGACCAGGGCAGCACAACTTATCAAGCTGAATACAGCCTACAAGCCACATACTGTGGTCTGCCGAGTGAGTGACCTCCCTTTTTTCCCAGCCTCCAAATTGTGGGTTAAGCCCCCGACAGGCCACTATACACTGCTGATCTAGCAAGCATAGTTCTATTGGCAGCAATTCTCCAATATTTTTCTCAAAACTGAAAAGGGTATTATTGGGTGAAAAAAGACACTTTCTACTTGCAAAGCATTTCTTCTTTTAAGCAATGATTTCTCCACATATATATGGCTTTACAGGGGTCACCTTCAACTTCTTCCATCAGCAGTACTTGAGCCCATGTTGTTTCCCACTGAGCTACTAGGCAAGCACTATACTGCTCTGCTCCCTGGTTAGCTAAAAATCAACTAGTTAAAGTGGCACATTTAATATAAAGGGCTGTCAAACAAAAGGCATGAAGGACCTCAAATGCAGTCTGGCACCCTTTTGCACTGATTACTGAACCACTTTCAAGACAAGGGAACTCCGCTTTTAGCAGAACAGGCTGATCAACCAGTGCCTCCAGCAGCAGCTTCTCCCCAACCCCATTTTAAGACAAGCACAGGTGCCAAGAA contains:
- the ASF1A gene encoding histone chaperone ASF1A; the protein is MAKVQVNNVVVLDNPSPFYNPFQFEITFECIEDLSEDLEWKIIYVGSAESEEYDQVLDSVLVGPVPAGRHMFVFQADAPNPGLIPDADAVGVTVVLITCTYRGQEFIRVGYYVNNEYTETELRENPPVKPDFSKLQRNILASNPRVTRFHINWEDNTEKLTDAESSNPNLQSLLSTDALPSASKGWSTSENSLNVMLESHMDCM